A genomic segment from Macadamia integrifolia cultivar HAES 741 unplaced genomic scaffold, SCU_Mint_v3 scaffold2972, whole genome shotgun sequence encodes:
- the LOC122067551 gene encoding probable leucine-rich repeat receptor-like protein kinase At1g35710: protein MDTVDPNASNSSLRSDPCSSWDGIACNQRGNITEINLPSMGLQGMVNYFPFPSFPALTRLDLTNNTLLGTVPSNIPNISVINYLDLSINQLSGAIPLEICLLTSLKILYLDQNQFSGSIPYQMGSLKNLTVLTLFSNNLSGSIPESLRNLSNLQQLSLNQNNLIGSIPASIGELKDLHFLYLYENQLSGSIPREIGNLTNLNSLSLENNNLVGSIPQEIGNLKSHSNLYLPRNYLNGSIPVTLGNLRNLTIVHLFENQLSGRIPLEIGNLANLNDLELSFNLLTGGIPSTLGNLQKLTILNLLENQLSGSIPEEIENLTNLVNLQLGDNHLSGSLRQGLCMSGSLENFTAFNNHLTCHIPKGFKNCTGLVRVRLQNNQLVANLSEDSGIYEKLNYIDLSNNQLHGELSSTWGQCQNLQALQMAGNNIIGRIPPELGMLTQLGKLDLSSNYLVGEIPKEFGELTSFLDLTLSSNQLSGILPLEVGRLYSLTNLDLSTNSFKKTV from the coding sequence ATGGACACTGTTGATCCTAATGCCTCCAATTCCTCTCTGCGATCTGACCCATGCAGCAGTTGGGATGGAATTGCTTGCAACCAAAGGGGAAACATCACTGAAATTAACTTACCAAGTATGGGCTTGCAAGGTATGGTTAACTACTTCCCCTTTCCTTCATTTCCTGCCCTCACACGTCTGGATCTCACTAATAACACACTTCTTGGTACTGTTCCATCCAACATTCCTAACATTTCGGTAATCAACTACCTTGATCTGTCTATAAACCAACTCTCTGGTGCAATTCCATTGGAAATCTGCTTACTTACCAGTCTTAAAATCTTGTATCTTGATCAGAACCAATTCAGTGGATCGATACCTTACCAAATGGGAAGTTTGAAAAATCTTACTGTTCTGACCTTGTTCTCCAACAACCTCTCTGGTTCCATACCTGAATCTTTACGTAATTTGAGCAATCTACAGCAGCTGTCTTTGAACCAAAACAATCTCATTGGTTCAATCCCTGCATCTATAGGTGAGTTGAAAGATCTGCACTTTCTATACCTATACGAAAATCAACTTTCGGGTTCCATTCCTCGGGAAATAGGAAATTTGACAAACCTCAACTCCTTAAGCCTGGAAAATAATAATCTAGTAGGTTCCATCCCTCAAGAAATAGGAAATTTGAAATCACATAGTAATCTATACTTACCTCGGAACTATCTCAATGGTTCAATCCCTGTTACTTTAGGTAATTTAAGAAACCTAACCATAGTACACCTCTTTGAGAATCAACTATCTGGTAGGATTCCTCTAGAAATAGGAAATTTGGCAAATCTGAACGACCTAGAATTGTCCTTCAATCTTCTAACTGGAGGCATACCTTCCACCTTGGGAAACCTACAGAAGCTCACCATTTTGAACCTGCTAGAGAATCAACTCTCTGGGTCAATCCCTgaagaaatagaaaatcttaccaatttggttaatttgCAATTGGGAGATAACCATTTATCAGGTAGTCTGCGACAAGGCCTATGCATGAGTGGATCACTCGAAAACTTCACTGCATTTAACAACCATCTCACATGTCATATTCCGAAGGGCTTCAAAAACTGCACAGGCTTGGTTAGAGTTCGACTCCAAAATAACCAACTTGTTGCAAACTTATCAGAAGACTCTGGGATTTATGAGAAGCTGAATTACATTGATTTGAGCAATAATCAATTGCATGGTGAACTTTCATCAACCTGGGGACAGTGCCAAAACCTGCAAGCTCTACAGATGGCTGGGAACAATATTATTGGCAGGATACCTCCAGAGCTTGGGATGTTAACTCAACTGGGTAAACTTGACCTTTCTTCAAATTACCTGGTAGGAGAAATTCCTAAGGAATTTGGTGAGTTGACATCTTTTCTAGATCTCACTCTGAGTAGTAACCAACTTTCTGGTATTTTACCATTAGAAGTTGGAAGGCTATACAGCCTAACAAATCTTGATTTGTCAACAAACAGTTTCAAGAAAACTGTTTAA